One genomic window of Halorubrum hochsteinianum includes the following:
- a CDS encoding TAXI family TRAP transporter solute-binding subunit — protein sequence MSDNRISDRIDRRTLLRGAAAAGIVGVAGCSGNGGDGGDGGDGGDTDVIRWHAGGTGGTYFPLSGEFEGIIEDTTDFPVEVSSTGASVENVGSLGNGDADFALIQNDIAYFARNGEGLDAFEGEPVENLRGVATLYPETIHVLINPDADVSSLSDLEGMRVNTGDLGSGTQVNALQILESAAGLTPDDFDEQNTDFTQASNQLRDGDVDAAFVVGGWPVGAVEELATTTDVRILNLSDEERQAARDDASWFADDTIPGGTYDGIDEDVDTVSVQAMIATRSEFSADTVEAVTEAIFENLDQLSIKTDFISADSAQDGMSVDLHEGAARYFE from the coding sequence ATGTCAGACAACCGAATCAGCGATCGGATCGACCGGCGGACGCTCCTCCGCGGGGCGGCGGCGGCGGGAATCGTCGGCGTCGCGGGCTGCTCAGGCAACGGCGGGGACGGCGGCGACGGCGGGGACGGCGGCGACACGGACGTCATCCGCTGGCACGCCGGCGGCACGGGCGGGACGTACTTCCCGCTGTCCGGCGAGTTCGAGGGGATAATCGAGGACACCACCGACTTCCCCGTTGAGGTCTCCTCGACGGGCGCGTCCGTCGAGAACGTCGGCAGCCTCGGCAACGGCGACGCCGACTTCGCGCTGATCCAGAACGACATCGCCTACTTCGCCCGAAACGGCGAGGGGCTCGACGCCTTCGAGGGCGAGCCGGTCGAGAACCTCCGCGGCGTCGCGACGCTGTACCCGGAGACCATTCACGTCCTGATCAACCCCGACGCGGACGTCAGTTCGCTCTCGGACCTCGAGGGGATGCGCGTCAACACCGGCGACCTCGGCAGCGGGACGCAGGTGAACGCGCTCCAGATCCTCGAGTCGGCCGCGGGGCTCACCCCCGACGACTTCGACGAGCAGAACACCGACTTCACGCAGGCGTCCAACCAGCTCCGCGACGGCGACGTGGACGCGGCGTTCGTCGTCGGCGGCTGGCCCGTCGGCGCGGTCGAGGAGCTGGCGACGACCACCGACGTCCGGATCCTCAACCTGTCCGACGAGGAGCGGCAGGCCGCCCGCGACGACGCCTCGTGGTTCGCGGACGACACGATCCCCGGCGGCACCTACGACGGGATCGACGAGGACGTCGACACCGTCTCCGTCCAGGCGATGATCGCGACTCGGTCGGAGTTCTCCGCCGACACCGTCGAGGCGGTCACGGAGGCCATCTTCGAGAACCTCGACCAGCTGTCGATCAAGACGGACTTCATCAGCGCCGACTCGGCGCAGGACGGCATGTCGGTCGATCTACACGAGGGCGCGGCGCGCTACTTCGAGTAG